The following are encoded together in the Streptomyces sp. NBC_01465 genome:
- a CDS encoding sulfatase family protein encodes MTGNGISRRALGGAVGAAGLGLGVAAVAAYGGEKKPAPANEKPFSAKPAAVTDRPNILMILADDLGWADLSSYGAPHISTPNIDRLAREGVRFTDNYAASSSCSPTRFGLYTGQFPGRTPGGLAEPIGRRGTVGLEPGRPTLATQLKAAGYRTAMFGKWHCGYLPDYSPTRSGWETFFGNMGGALDYFSKRGLDGKHDLYEGETPYKDLRYYTTVLTERAVDWIGARKDESRPWLLNLNYTTPHWPWETEDDAALSARLDAEFDAGRNEVLTTRDTGSVETYAKMVESLDRAVGKVLAALRASGAERNTLVLFTSDNGGEAYSYRWPLNGGKHQLQEGGLRVPAVLRWPERVDSGQVSHEPVVTMDWTATFIDVAGAREPASHPLDGDSLAGWLLRGEKLGDRPLFWRTEHERALREGRWKYYRGPGGRDKLFDLTSDVREIADKAADEPDRVTAMRRSWEKTAATLLPYTPGAVHGVPRL; translated from the coding sequence TTGACAGGCAACGGCATCAGCCGCCGTGCCCTGGGCGGGGCCGTGGGCGCCGCGGGGCTCGGTCTCGGCGTGGCGGCGGTGGCCGCGTACGGCGGCGAGAAGAAGCCGGCCCCGGCGAACGAGAAGCCCTTCTCCGCCAAGCCCGCGGCCGTCACGGACCGCCCCAACATCCTGATGATCCTCGCGGACGACCTGGGGTGGGCGGATCTCTCCTCGTACGGCGCCCCGCACATCTCCACGCCGAACATCGACAGGCTCGCCCGCGAAGGGGTCCGTTTCACGGACAACTACGCGGCCTCCTCCAGCTGTTCGCCGACCCGCTTCGGGCTCTACACGGGCCAGTTCCCCGGCCGTACGCCGGGCGGTCTCGCCGAGCCGATCGGCCGTCGCGGCACGGTGGGCCTGGAGCCGGGCAGGCCCACGCTGGCCACACAGCTGAAGGCGGCCGGATACCGCACGGCGATGTTCGGCAAGTGGCACTGCGGCTATCTGCCCGACTACAGCCCCACCCGCTCGGGCTGGGAGACCTTCTTCGGGAACATGGGCGGTGCGCTCGACTACTTCTCCAAGCGCGGCCTGGACGGCAAGCACGATCTGTACGAGGGCGAGACCCCGTACAAGGACCTGCGGTACTACACGACCGTCCTGACCGAGCGCGCGGTCGACTGGATCGGCGCCCGCAAGGACGAGAGCCGCCCCTGGCTGCTGAACCTCAACTACACGACCCCGCACTGGCCTTGGGAGACGGAGGACGACGCGGCGCTGAGCGCGCGGCTCGACGCCGAGTTCGATGCGGGGAGGAACGAGGTGCTCACCACGCGCGACACGGGCTCGGTCGAGACGTACGCGAAGATGGTCGAGTCCCTGGACCGGGCGGTCGGCAAGGTCCTAGCGGCGCTGCGCGCGAGCGGCGCCGAGCGCAACACCCTCGTGCTGTTCACCAGCGACAACGGCGGTGAGGCGTACAGCTACCGGTGGCCGCTGAACGGCGGCAAGCACCAGCTCCAGGAGGGCGGGCTGCGGGTGCCGGCCGTGCTGCGCTGGCCGGAGCGGGTCGACAGCGGGCAGGTCAGCCACGAACCGGTGGTGACCATGGACTGGACGGCCACGTTCATCGATGTCGCCGGGGCGCGCGAGCCTGCCTCGCATCCGCTGGACGGCGACAGTCTGGCGGGCTGGCTCCTGCGCGGCGAGAAGCTGGGCGACCGCCCGCTGTTCTGGCGCACGGAGCACGAGCGCGCCCTGCGCGAGGGACGCTGGAAGTACTACCGGGGTCCAGGCGGCCGCGACAAGCTCTTCGACCTGACGTCGGACGTACGCGAGATCGCGGACAAGGCGGCGGACGAACCGGACCGGGTCACGGCGATGCGGCGCAGCTGGGAGAAGACGGCGGCGACGCTCCTGCCGTACACCCCGGGTGCGGTGCACGGCGTTCCGCGCCTCTGA
- a CDS encoding GNAT family N-acetyltransferase: MIFRTATHQDLPAVVALITDGAEAVDTAYEAAFAAIESDPRNEMLVLADEDGTVLGCLQATYIPGLGKHGTERALFEAVRVRADRRGHGLGGTLMREAIDRARARGCALVQLTSNKERTEAHRFYAQLGFARSHDGFKLSL, translated from the coding sequence ATGATCTTCCGTACCGCCACCCACCAGGACCTGCCCGCGGTCGTCGCCCTGATCACCGACGGCGCGGAGGCCGTGGACACGGCGTACGAAGCCGCCTTCGCCGCCATCGAGAGCGACCCGCGCAACGAGATGCTGGTCCTGGCCGACGAGGACGGCACGGTCCTGGGCTGCCTCCAGGCGACGTACATCCCCGGCCTGGGAAAGCACGGCACCGAACGCGCCCTGTTCGAGGCCGTACGCGTCCGGGCCGACCGCCGCGGGCACGGTCTGGGCGGCACCCTCATGCGGGAGGCGATCGACCGTGCCCGGGCGCGTGGCTGCGCGCTGGTCCAGCTGACCAGCAACAAGGAGCGCACCGAAGCGCACCGCTTCTACGCGCAGTTGGGCTTCGCGCGCAGCCACGACGGATTCAAGCTGAGCCTCTGA
- a CDS encoding SDR family NAD(P)-dependent oxidoreductase, which produces MSEQSVALVTGSSSGIGEAVARRLAAAGMRIVVNSAHSVDAGRKLAAELPDAVYVQADIADQAEAERLVEEAVAAYGRLDVLVNCAGTTRFIPHDDLAAASPDVWRDIFDVNVIGVWQTITAAVPHLRASGSGAVVTISSQAGVRPGGSSIPYAVSKAAVNHMTLLLAKTLGPEIRVNAVAPGFIDTPWFDGVEGAEESKAHVAAAVPMRRVGRAEDVAEAVHDLARAAYITGEVLLVDGGGHLL; this is translated from the coding sequence ATGAGCGAGCAAAGCGTTGCTCTGGTCACAGGGTCGTCTTCGGGCATCGGCGAGGCGGTGGCGCGGCGGCTGGCCGCGGCCGGGATGAGGATCGTCGTCAACTCCGCGCACTCCGTCGACGCGGGCCGCAAGCTGGCCGCGGAGCTGCCGGACGCCGTCTATGTGCAGGCGGACATCGCGGACCAGGCGGAGGCGGAGCGGCTCGTCGAGGAGGCGGTCGCCGCGTACGGACGGCTCGACGTGCTGGTCAACTGCGCGGGCACGACCCGCTTCATCCCGCACGACGACCTCGCGGCGGCGTCACCCGACGTGTGGCGCGACATCTTCGACGTCAATGTCATCGGCGTCTGGCAGACCATCACCGCGGCCGTCCCGCACCTGCGGGCGAGCGGGTCAGGGGCCGTCGTCACCATCTCCTCGCAGGCGGGCGTGCGCCCGGGCGGCAGCTCGATCCCGTACGCGGTGAGCAAGGCGGCGGTGAACCACATGACCCTGCTCCTCGCCAAGACGCTGGGCCCCGAGATCCGCGTCAACGCGGTCGCCCCGGGCTTCATCGACACCCCGTGGTTCGACGGGGTCGAGGGCGCGGAGGAGTCGAAGGCCCATGTGGCGGCGGCCGTTCCGATGCGGCGCGTGGGACGGGCCGAGGACGTCGCCGAGGCGGTCCACGATCTGGCGCGGGCGGCGTACATCACCGGCGAGGTGCTGCTGGTGGACGGCGGCGGGCACCTGCTCTGA